CTGGATAGTGAAAGGAACCTATTTGCTGCGAATCAGTAAGCTGAGTACAAGTGCAAATAGTAATTCGTTGAGCAAGCTTTAAATCCTGCCACTGCAGTGAACGTACATACTCCGTAATCCGATTACCTTCAACCCCCAGTCTTGATATACTGTGCCAGGGCGATCACATGTCCGTCCGGGTCCGCGACGTAACCCACGCGATCGCCCCAATCGCGATCGGCAACCGGACTGACTAATCGTGCTCCGCAGTGCATCGCGTGTTTAAAAACCTCCCGTGCATCTTCCACAATCAGATAAAGTTCACAGCGGGGAATACCCGTTCCGATCTCCGGATGCGGTAAGGTTTCGCCAATGATCCTGGCAATTCCTTTGTTCGGCATCAGTCCAAGCTTACAACTATCCGTCAGCGCGAACTCGGTCATGCCGATCACGTCCAGGACAGGTTCGGATTGAAGCAATGTCTTATAGAAGGTTTTGCTCCTTTCCTGATCACTCACGTAAAGT
This DNA window, taken from Bacteroidota bacterium, encodes the following:
- a CDS encoding lactoylglutathione lyase; the encoded protein is MANFRSIEFILYVSDQERSKTFYKTLLQSEPVLDVIGMTEFALTDSCKLGLMPNKGIARIIGETLPHPEIGTGIPRCELYLIVEDAREVFKHAMHCGARLVSPVADRDWGDRVGYVADPDGHVIALAQYIKTGG